In a single window of the Marispirochaeta aestuarii genome:
- a CDS encoding DUF4258 domain-containing protein — MPCRFSGSPDRISLSNHARQRMVERGISPDDVSTILHRGTVYELSGGRYLVTILPSPFLVLDSTGKSMELQNCSVLIAEDGGVVTVYRNDERCPLFRFSACTD; from the coding sequence ATGCCATGTAGGTTTTCCGGGTCACCGGATCGTATCTCTTTATCGAACCACGCTCGTCAGAGAATGGTGGAGCGTGGGATCTCCCCTGATGATGTAAGCACAATCCTGCACCGTGGAACCGTGTATGAGCTTAGCGGTGGACGTTATCTGGTTACCATTTTGCCATCGCCATTTCTGGTATTGGATTCGACAGGCAAGAGTATGGAGCTTCAGAATTGCAGTGTTCTTATAGCGGAAGACGGTGGTGTTGTTACGGTCTATCGTAATGATGAGCGCTGTCCGTTATTCAGATTTTCTGCTTGCACTGACTGA
- a CDS encoding ribonuclease D, which produces MMKNYFFIDTEEGLIELRKHLYNEQVKIVGMDLEADYSRHGYGEKLCLIQLYDGKEVYLIDALAVSEEEVCTTLTHKQFIKVFFDAGSDMALVYRLYGIVMYPVIDLHTIAGVLDTNVGGLNSVLSRYLAVQVSETKKKYQKSDWRTRPLPPDAAAYAAGDVRHLIDLYTILIKSIEDRGLVGELANAMERRRFQPDRQSRRSRNLENRLNALSHSQRLLFDRIKAIREGFAMIENRPKEHIICKELLFDIACGRRSVVGVKPPKSIRKDLREAFRSRLVEACEVQQNIRGNYEKVAG; this is translated from the coding sequence ATGATGAAGAATTATTTTTTTATAGACACTGAAGAAGGTCTGATTGAACTTCGTAAGCATCTTTATAATGAACAAGTAAAAATTGTCGGGATGGATCTTGAAGCAGATTACAGCAGGCATGGGTATGGAGAGAAGCTTTGCCTGATTCAGCTCTATGACGGGAAAGAAGTCTATCTCATTGATGCCCTTGCGGTATCGGAAGAAGAAGTTTGCACCACATTAACTCACAAACAGTTTATCAAAGTATTCTTTGATGCCGGCAGCGATATGGCGCTGGTTTACCGCCTTTATGGAATAGTTATGTATCCGGTTATCGACCTCCACACAATAGCAGGGGTTCTGGATACGAACGTTGGTGGACTCAACTCTGTACTCAGCAGATATCTTGCTGTTCAAGTATCGGAAACAAAAAAGAAATACCAGAAATCTGACTGGAGGACGCGGCCTCTGCCTCCTGATGCAGCAGCTTATGCGGCCGGGGATGTGCGCCATTTGATTGATCTCTACACAATTCTGATAAAAAGCATTGAAGACAGGGGGCTCGTTGGAGAACTTGCGAATGCTATGGAAAGAAGAAGATTCCAGCCGGACCGACAATCACGAAGGTCGCGAAATCTTGAGAACAGGCTGAATGCTCTGTCTCATTCTCAAAGATTGCTTTTTGACCGGATCAAGGCAATCCGTGAGGGATTTGCGATGATCGAAAATCGGCCGAAGGAGCATATTATCTGCAAAGAGCTTCTTTTCGATATTGCTTGTGGAAGGCGGTCAGTTGTTGGTGTTAAACCTCCAAAGTCGATAAGGAAGGATCTTCGTGAAGCGTTTCGGAGCAGGTTAGTGGAGGCCTGTGAAGTGCAACAGAATATCAGGGGGAATTATGAAAAAGTTGCAGGGTAA
- a CDS encoding MATE family Na+-driven efflux transporter: MKKLQGNIGNLIFSTGTSFKQINFKLLGVLILMGLLPTIYMTVRIHFLGTLPGDWGYNIASQLAWLNITYEVVHESLILPMFFLIGRFLHDRSRFNNAVSNGFILTAALYGILSILTLLFARPMIVFMAQKTELVEATVRYIRLKAVSALFAALVRFLTLTLVVLKREIRLLFILGIQLVLSVLFDTIFLSSLPFSLQLGVNGIAITNIIVNFILLSILVNMLRREGYLVPGYSFKLDLGCLRAWFRVGGISGLESFVRNAAFILMVIRLVNMVQEQGTFWVTNNFIWGWLLVPVLALGELIKRDTAEDVDAIRTKAFGYGVLTLVFVLGWLITIPLWRSFMREVMGVADWEKVFQLSLISLGFYITFAFNNIADSIFYGRGRTDLMLYQSLIVNSLFYGSLFVLFQLGLYSPTLVSITVMFGTGIAIDSGITFIMYYRFYRRLTIPSVTNAITG; the protein is encoded by the coding sequence ATGAAAAAGTTGCAGGGTAATATCGGGAATCTTATATTTTCAACTGGGACATCATTCAAACAGATCAACTTCAAACTGCTCGGTGTTCTTATATTGATGGGGCTGCTTCCAACTATCTACATGACAGTTCGTATCCATTTTCTCGGAACGTTACCGGGAGACTGGGGATACAATATAGCCTCACAGCTTGCCTGGCTGAATATTACCTACGAGGTGGTTCATGAATCACTTATACTGCCGATGTTTTTCCTGATCGGAAGATTCCTGCATGACAGAAGCCGTTTCAACAACGCTGTATCGAACGGGTTTATCCTCACTGCAGCGCTTTATGGAATCCTTTCAATACTTACCCTGCTATTTGCCCGGCCGATGATTGTGTTCATGGCACAGAAGACCGAACTCGTCGAGGCTACTGTGCGGTACATTCGCCTGAAGGCAGTATCTGCACTTTTCGCTGCCTTGGTACGATTTCTCACACTTACCCTGGTTGTGTTGAAGAGAGAGATCAGGTTGCTTTTCATTCTCGGAATTCAGCTCGTACTCTCGGTTCTCTTTGATACAATTTTCTTAAGTTCGTTGCCTTTCTCCCTCCAGTTGGGGGTGAATGGTATTGCTATTACCAACATCATTGTTAATTTCATCCTCCTGAGTATTTTAGTTAATATGCTCAGAAGAGAAGGTTACCTGGTTCCCGGTTACAGTTTCAAACTTGATCTGGGTTGCCTGAGAGCCTGGTTTCGGGTCGGCGGGATTTCAGGTCTCGAGTCGTTCGTTCGGAATGCAGCCTTCATTTTAATGGTAATCCGGCTCGTAAACATGGTGCAGGAGCAGGGGACATTCTGGGTTACCAACAATTTTATATGGGGCTGGCTTCTTGTGCCGGTACTCGCCCTGGGAGAGCTAATAAAGCGGGATACTGCTGAGGATGTAGATGCTATAAGGACGAAGGCTTTCGGGTATGGTGTTCTAACTCTTGTTTTTGTCCTTGGCTGGCTCATCACTATCCCGCTGTGGCGTTCGTTCATGCGGGAGGTTATGGGAGTTGCTGACTGGGAGAAGGTCTTTCAGCTGAGTCTTATCTCCCTTGGTTTTTACATAACCTTTGCATTCAACAACATTGCCGACAGCATCTTCTACGGAAGAGGGCGAACAGATCTGATGCTCTACCAGTCATTGATTGTGAACAGCCTCTTTTACGGTAGTCTGTTTGTTCTATTCCAGCTTGGTTTATATAGCCCCACTCTGGTCAGTATTACGGTCATGTTCGGAACAGGTATTGCGATTGATTCGGGGATTACGTTCATCATGTATTACCGATTTTACAGGCGATTGACCATTCCATCTGTTAC